The Solirubrobacter pauli sequence GTACTGGGAGAACGACCCGTGCAGCGGCTTCTACGTGGAGGTCGGGCCCGGGGTCACCTGGGTCACGCAGCTCGTCCCGTACGGCACCCGTTGCGAGCGCGAGGCCGCCGGCGGCTGGGAGACCGTGAATGGTCTCGTGCCGAGCACGGGCGAGTGGGCCGCATGGTTGGCGGTCACGACGGTGGTGCTCGCGGCGGCGTGGCGGTGGCGGCGCTTCGCGTCCGCGCGCGGCGCGGCCCTCGCTACGGCGGTTCTCGGCGTGTTCGGCCTCGTCGCGCACCAGGCCGAAGGCGTCGTCGCGCTGATGGGCGCGGTCGTCCTCGGCGCACCGGTCGTGCTGGCGGGCGACCGCCTGCTGCGGCCGGCGGCGGGCTGGCCGGTCTCGCTCGTCCTGGGCGCGAGCCTGCCGCTCGTCGTGATGGCCGTGTGGTTCACCCCGGGCCTGATGGGCTACGAGGAGGTGGCCGCCGTGCTCGTCCTGCTCGCGGGCGCCGGGACGGCCGCCGCCGCGGAGTGGCTCGTGCCTAGGTTCGTCCGGTCGTCACGGTCATCCCCGCCGCGACCGGGGTGACGCACGCGCGGGCGACCGCGCCGTCGACGACGACGCGGCACTCCTGGCAGACGCCGATGCCGCAGAAGAGGCCGCGGGGCGTGCCGGAAGGGGAGTTGCGCAGGGCCACGCGGCCCGCGGTCAGCAGCACCGCGGCCAGGGACTGACCGGCCGGCGCCTGCAGCGCCGTGCCGTCCACGGTGAGCTCGATCACGTCGCCGCCAGCTCCACCGGGGCGAAGCGGTCCGGCGAGTACCAGGACAGCGGGACCTGGGTGCCGGAGCCGGTGTACCAGTCGGCGACGAGCTCGCCGGTCGCGGGCGCGAGGCCGATGCCGGCGCCCTCGTGGCCGGTCGCCACGCAGATGTTGCTCGCTTCGGCGAAGGGGCCGATGATCGGGATGTGGTCCGGCGTCAGCGGGCGCAGGCCGGCGTACACGCGCAGCGCGCGCGCCTCACGCAGGATCGGGAAGAAGCGGGCCGCGCGAGCGGCGATCGCGCCGGCGACGGAGATGTCGACCTCGCGGTCGAAGCCGACCTGCTGGCGGGAGGAGCCGAGCAGCGCGGTGCCCGAGCCCGTCGACTCGACGACCATGGCGATCGCCAGCGCGGCGTCGTTGCCACCCTCGACGGCGGCGACGTAGCCGGCCTCGCTGAGCTTGCGGCGGAACACGACGGGCGAGCGCTCGAGCACGACGATCTGGCCCTTGCGCGGCTCCACCGGGACGTGCAGGCCGCAGTCCTGCAGCAGCTGGCGCGTCCAGACGCCGGCGGCGATCACCACCGCGCCGGCGGGGACGAAGCCGTTGGCGGTCTCGACGCCGGTCGCGCGACCGGACGGGTCGCGGACGATCCGGCGGATCTCGGTGTCCAGCTGCAGCTCGGCGCCGAGCGCGACGGCCGCGCGGACGAGCGCGGCGGTGGCGAGCCGGGGCTCGAGCTGGGCGTCGCCGGTGTAGAGGACGCCGCCCGGGAGGTCGTGGGCGGAGTGCGGCTCCTCGCGGCGCAGCCCGTCCGCGTCGAGCACCTCGCCGTGCACGCCGAGGCCGGCGAGCACCTGGGCGCGCTCGGCCGAGGCGATCATCTCCGCCTCGGTCTCGGCGACGACGACGCTGCCCTTGCGGTCGTACTCGAAGTCGTCCGGTAGGCGCTCGGCCAGCGACTGCCACAGCTCCGCGGAGCGCAGCGCCAGCGGCAGCTCGCGCTCGAGCTCCTTGTCCCAGGCGAGGACGTTGCCCTCGCACGCGCCGGAGCTCCCGGACGCGACGTACGCGCGGTCCAGGATGCGCACGCGGACGCCGGCGGCGGCCAGGTGGTAGGCGCAGGCCGCGCCGACGACCCCCGCGCCCACCACGACGACGTCGGGGCTGCTGGACATGACGCGAGCCTAGGGGGAAGGTGGGGTCACAGCCACCATCCCAACGTCCAAGAATGCGGCGAACGCCTGCGAGGAATGTCGAAACGGAGCCGGTGTCTTAGACATTCGCCTGAAAGCCGCCCGAACGAGTTCGACAGATCGTCGTTGTGCACGGTCGCGGCGCCGGACGAGAATGCGCGCAAGGGACCTAGGGTCCGTGAGGGGTGTGTGCAAAGCGGTGGGGCCGGTTGCGGAGGGGCACCGGCCTTCACCGTTCCTTCTTGCGTGCCGCGCGTGCCAACGCGCTCGCCGTCGCCTTCAGCGCCGGCCACCGATGCGCTTCCCGCCCGTGGCGGACCTCGGCCAACGTCCGCTGCGCCGCCAGCAGGTCCTGATCCGCGGGCAGCCGCGGCGTGCCGGGCGCCCACGCCGCGCGCCACTCCAGCTGCCGCGGCACGACATGACGCGCGATCCGCGTGGGCACCGCGGTCGTGGCGATCCCGTGCCGCCCGACCCACGTCGCGGGCGACGGCAGCCGCCGCGAGATCCGCTCGCCCTTGGCCAGGTCCTGCGCCCACACGGACACGGGCGCGTCCCGCGCGTGGGCGACGGCGAGCTCGATCGCCTCCTCGCTGCCTGCCGCCTCGACGACGACCAGCGTCGGCGCGTCGGGCGGGGAGAGGAACCGCTCGTCGTCCGCGTCGACGACGAGGACCGTGGGGCACGGCGGGTCCGCGGCGCTCTCGCCGCCGGCGGGCGGCGTCCACGCGATGTCCGTCTCCGCGGCGCGCGGGTCGCCCACGCGCAGCGCGCTCGCGGCCTCCTCCAGCGCGGGCACCAGGCCGGGCACGGCGTCGCGGACCATCACGAGCCGGCCGGCGGCGGCCGGGTGGCGCCCGAAGCCCGCCCACACCGCGGCCTCCACCACGCGCTCGCGCGGCGCGCCCGCGAGCACGAGCAGCATGCCGCGGCGGCCCGGGCGGGGCAGGTCCACGACCCGGTGGCAGACCGCATCGAGGTCGGCGTCCTCGGGCGCGACCGTCAGCAGCTCGCCGGGGATGCCCGCGCGCAGGAAGATCGCCCGCAGCCGCGGCACGACCGCCGCGAGCACGACGGCGTTGCCGGCCAGCAGCGCGGCGGCGGCCTCGAGCGCCGGCTCGGCGAACGGCGACGCGGACGGTCCGCGCACGCCCACCAGGCCGACCGGCGCCTGCAGGACCCGGGTCGAGCGGCCGAGCAGCAGCGTGCTGCGTGGGGTCAGCCGGGTGTCGGCCAAGGCGCGCGGACCGTCGTCGGCCAGCGCCCGCAGGCCGCGCGCGGCCGGCAGCAGGTCGGAGACGAGCAGCTGGGAGCGCGGCCAGCCGGTCTCCTCGGCCAGCCGGGGCGCGAGCTCGTCCAGCTCGTCGAGCAGCGCGACCGACGCGCGCCGGATGTACCGGGCCCGGGCGGCCACGGGCAGCAGCGCCCACAGCGGATGCGCCCGCCGCGCCGCCTCGATCTCCGCGCTAAGCGTCGCGGCCACGGGCGTTCCGGATCCGCTTCAGGCGCTCGGCCAGCTCGGGCTCGGCGTCGCCCGGGTCGAAGAAGCGCACGT is a genomic window containing:
- a CDS encoding (2Fe-2S)-binding protein gives rise to the protein MIELTVDGTALQAPAGQSLAAVLLTAGRVALRNSPSGTPRGLFCGIGVCQECRVVVDGAVARACVTPVAAGMTVTTGRT
- a CDS encoding NAD(P)/FAD-dependent oxidoreductase encodes the protein MSSSPDVVVVGAGVVGAACAYHLAAAGVRVRILDRAYVASGSSGACEGNVLAWDKELERELPLALRSAELWQSLAERLPDDFEYDRKGSVVVAETEAEMIASAERAQVLAGLGVHGEVLDADGLRREEPHSAHDLPGGVLYTGDAQLEPRLATAALVRAAVALGAELQLDTEIRRIVRDPSGRATGVETANGFVPAGAVVIAAGVWTRQLLQDCGLHVPVEPRKGQIVVLERSPVVFRRKLSEAGYVAAVEGGNDAALAIAMVVESTGSGTALLGSSRQQVGFDREVDISVAGAIAARAARFFPILREARALRVYAGLRPLTPDHIPIIGPFAEASNICVATGHEGAGIGLAPATGELVADWYTGSGTQVPLSWYSPDRFAPVELAAT
- a CDS encoding aldehyde dehydrogenase family protein, with amino-acid sequence MAATLSAEIEAARRAHPLWALLPVAARARYIRRASVALLDELDELAPRLAEETGWPRSQLLVSDLLPAARGLRALADDGPRALADTRLTPRSTLLLGRSTRVLQAPVGLVGVRGPSASPFAEPALEAAAALLAGNAVVLAAVVPRLRAIFLRAGIPGELLTVAPEDADLDAVCHRVVDLPRPGRRGMLLVLAGAPRERVVEAAVWAGFGRHPAAAGRLVMVRDAVPGLVPALEEAASALRVGDPRAAETDIAWTPPAGGESAADPPCPTVLVVDADDERFLSPPDAPTLVVVEAAGSEEAIELAVAHARDAPVSVWAQDLAKGERISRRLPSPATWVGRHGIATTAVPTRIARHVVPRQLEWRAAWAPGTPRLPADQDLLAAQRTLAEVRHGREAHRWPALKATASALARAARKKER